A single Populus nigra chromosome 13, ddPopNigr1.1, whole genome shotgun sequence DNA region contains:
- the LOC133670560 gene encoding 1-(5-phosphoribosyl)-5-[(5-phosphoribosylamino)methylideneamino] imidazole-4-carboxamide isomerase, chloroplastic-like, giving the protein MATSSSSLHASASSSSKFFASRKVFSSSSFFHGFQRHHGNRFITSFPSLHASSQSSSSCLSIKCAVRFRPCIDIHKGKVKQIVGSTLRDSKEEDGSALVTNFESDKSAAEFANLYKEDGLMGGHVIMLGADDLSKAAAVEALRAYPGGLQVGGGINVNNALKYIEEGASHVIVTSYVFNDGQMDLERLKDLVHVVGKQKLVLDLSCRKKDGRYAIVTDRWQKFSDVYLDEEVLEFLANYADEFLVHGVDVEGKRLGIDEELVALLGRHSPIPVTYAGGVTIMIDLERIKVAGDGCVDLTVGSALDIFGGNLPYKDVVAWHTQQETAMV; this is encoded by the exons ATGGCAACTAGCAGCAGCAGCCTACACGCCTCCGCTTCATCCTCTTCCAAGTTTTTTGCATCAAGAAAGGTCTTCAGCTCCTCTTCATTCTTTCATGGTTTTCAAAGACACCACGGAAACAGATTCATTACATCCTTCCCTTCTTTGCATGCCTCCTCTC aatcttcttcttcttgcttgTCTATAAAATGTGCAGTTCGTTTTCGACCCTGCATTGATATACACAAG gGGAAGGTGAAACAAATTGTTGGGTCTACCCTTCGAGATTCGAAGGAAGAGGATGGTTCAGCTCTTGTGACAAATTTTGAATCAGATAAGTCGGCAGCGGAGTTTGCAAATTTGTATAAAGAAGATGGGCTGATGGGTGGTCATGTGATCATGCTCGGAGCTGATGATTTGAGCAAAGCTGCAGCTGTTGAAGCTCTGCGTGCCTATCCTG GCGGCTTGCAAGTTGGAGGTGGTATCAATGTAAACAACGCTTTGAAGTACATAGAGGAAGGAGCCAGCCATGTTATTGTTACTTCA TATGTCTTTAACGATGGTCAAATGGACCTAGAAAGGCTGAAAGATCTTGTTCATGTTGTTGGAAAGCAGAAGCTTGTTTTAGACCTTAGCTGCAGAAAGAAG GATGGTAGATATGCAATTGTCACTGATAGATGGCAGAAGTTCAGTGATGTATATCTTGACGAGGAAGTATTAGAATTTCTCGCTAACTATGCTGATGAGTTTTTAGTTCATGGTGTTGATGTTGAAGGGAAAAG GTTGGGAATTGATGAAGAGCTTGTGGCATTGCTTGGCAGGCACTCACCA ATTCCTGTTACTTATGCTGGCGGTGTGACAATAATGATTGATTTGGAAAGAATAAAGGTGGCAGGAGACGGATGTGTGGATCTTACAGTGGGCAGTGCTCTTGATATATTTGGGGGTAACTTACCATACAAAGATGTTGTCGCTTGGCATACACAGCAGGAGACTGCGATGGTTTAG
- the LOC133671718 gene encoding uncharacterized protein LOC133671718, protein MASSFHEWESDPLFSAAEVVQDSADRMESLFRLLLHEQNLVRSEHPDPRLLSSIEYHKRDLATILGTAKWQLEDFERAVNSSSIANKSQAREDVISRHRQFIIAIREHINEVEKSVKGRSMDDSMRNSEWVNLNDQDRDVLASFLTGGNPTENMHPYEMEESSILRRFLDPNSGVSLKDNEIVEHDSREFERVKMIGVGLADHYLDSANEDKRNVASHNSTGLGSDMMNSQQEIHHDRHVGDDHWDLEANEAKSKSFFNEIKSRGIYSIMIFFGFLSNLWTAHRNRVGRNYTKRLKDGEEYRHSPTYTESSHSAQGHCLGQMLGSGYRSLQGICFRLQSEVMHLGSSLGARYQRFPYHFEFNRHSMKMILTTILTLIFLGILVSRIV, encoded by the exons ATGGCATCAAGTTTTCATGAATGGGAATCTGACCCATTATTCTCAGCTGCTGAGGTGGTTCAAGATTCTGCTGACAG GATGGAGTCGCTTTTTCGCCTTCTATTGCATGAGCAGAATCTTGTTCGGAGTGAACATCCCGACCCAAGATTGCTTTCATCAATAGAATATCATAAGCGCGATCTTGCTACCATACTTGGAACTGCGAAATGGCAG CTGGAAGATTTTGAAAGAGCTGTTAATTCATCAAGCATAGCGAACAAATCTCAAGCCAGAGAAGATGTGATTTCCAGGCACAGGCAGTTTATTATAGCCATTAGAGAACATATAAATGAAGTGGAGAAAAGTGTGAAGGGCCGTTCAATGGATGATTCCATGAGAAACTCTGAATGGGTTAATTTAAATGACCAAGACAGAGATGTATTAGCATCATTTCTTACAGGAGGAAATCCCACTGAAAATATGCATCCTTATGAAATGGAAGAAAGTAGCATTTTGAGAAGATTCCTTGATCCAAACTCAGGTGTTAGTTTAAAGGATAATGAAATTGTTGAGCATGACAGCAGAGAATTTGAGAGGGTAAAAATGATTGGAGTTGGGCTTGCTGATCATTATCTTGACTCTGCAAATGAGGATAAGAGAAATGTTGCTTCACATAACTCCACCGGATTAGGCTCAGATATGATGAACTCTCAGCAAGAGATCCATCATGACAGGCATGTTGGTGATGATCACTGGGACCTGGAAGCTAATGAAGCCAAATCTAAGAGCTTCTTCAATGAGATCAAGTCAAGAGGTATCTACAGCATCATGATCTTCTTTGGTTTCTTGAGCAACCTATGGACTGCTCATAGGAACAGAGTTGGTAGGAACTATACAAAGAGGTTGAAAGATGGAGAAGAATATAGGCATTCGCCTACTTACACTGAATCGTCTCATTCTGCACAG GGTCATTGTCTAGGACAAATGCTAGGATCTGGATACAGAAGCCTCCAAGGAATATGCTTTAGATTGCAATCAGAAGTAATGCACCTGGGCAGCAGCCTTGGGGCAAGATATCAAAGATTTCCCTATCATTTCGAATTTAATCGACATTCAATGAAAATGATATTGACAACAATTCTTACCCTCATATTTTTGG GTATATTGGTGTCCAGAATTGTTTGA